Genomic window (Candidatus Vicinibacter proximus):
ACTTTTTGGATCGACTTATCCAGCCAACCAGCTAATGATTTTTTTTGCTGAAAATTTAATGTAAAAGCTTACCATCATGTAAGCAGATAAATTTTATTCTTTGAAGGTTCGTGGCACACTTGGATCTGTGATGATGATGTAATCTCCCAGGTGTTTGTGTTGACTCCAATCTATATTCGGAAATGAATCATCAGTCCCTGTTGAAATGATAAGAGATTTTGCCTTTGGATGATATTTTTTTAATTGCGTCACGATGGCAAACCCTTCATCACTGTGAAAACGACCGTTGACCTGCATCACTTTCTTATGCTTGTTCTTTTTCAAGTAATTTGCAATGGAATAGGCCATCGTTGCATCCCAAAGTGACTGTCCCAAAATTAAATTAAATCCGCCCATTTGCATGACTGGAGGAGCTTTCTTAGTGGTATCTGTGGTGGCTGCAGGAGCGTGTGCCGTCAAGGCCATCAGCTTGTCATAATATTTTCCGGAGGCGGTATCATAGGGCAAGGGTGCAAAAAATCTTTTGGATTCATCGGAAAGAGCCATCAGTGCTTGTTGACCTTTTCGGCCGGCAAGATTAGTGTAGCGGCTTGGAGCGTTGGCACAAATCACATCCAGTCCATTGGTTTTGGAAAACTCAACCATGGGTTTGTAATCTCTGTAATTGCTCCATACCCTTGCATCTTTTGTAAAGTTCTTCTCCCGTATTCCCCCTTTGAGATATTCGTTCATGACAGTCTGTACATCTCTGTCAAACATTTCCATTGAAAGGGCGGTGTTGTTTGAGAATTTCTGATGCATGGTTTCCAGCATCTTGTTTTCCAGATAATGAGCCACTGAATCATTGTGCTCTTCCCCAAAAAAAAGTACCTGGTAATTTTGCATGTCTTCGGCAATGTCTTTCAAGGTGACTTCCTTGCTAA
Coding sequences:
- a CDS encoding ChaN family lipoprotein, producing MINHPIKLSALRLFQNVSLLFILFSATPIFGQISENNYRIYSVKLSKEVTLKDIAEDMQNYQVLFFGEEHNDSVAHYLENKMLETMHQKFSNNTALSMEMFDRDVQTVMNEYLKGGIREKNFTKDARVWSNYRDYKPMVEFSKTNGLDVICANAPSRYTNLAGRKGQQALMALSDESKRFFAPLPYDTASGKYYDKLMALTAHAPAATTDTTKKAPPVMQMGGFNLILGQSLWDATMAYSIANYLKKNKHKKVMQVNGRFHSDEGFAIVTQLKKYHPKAKSLIISTGTDDSFPNIDWSQHKHLGDYIIITDPSVPRTFKE